The genomic interval GCGCGGGTGTATTTCAGAAAGGCCCAGACGGCGGCGACCGTGGCGAGCGAGAGATAGACGATGGCGTCCTGGCTGAATAGGATCGTGCCGAGGACGGGGATGTCGGAGAGCGGGCCGAGATCGAGCTTGGAGGTGAGCGGCGGACGGATCCCCTGGTAGCCCTGGCCCATGAGGCTCGAGAGGCCGAGGCCGAAGAGCGTGAGCGCGAGGCCCGTGGCCACCTGGTTGGCCAGGAAGAAGAGCGTGATGGCGGCGAAGACGAGCGAGAGGAGCGCGCCGCCCACGGCCGCGAAGAGGAAGCCCAACGTGGGCGATCCGGTTTCCACGGCGGCGATGAAGCCAGCGATGGCGCCCACGATCATCATGCCCTCGACGCCGAGATTGAGGACGCCGGATTTCTCCACCACGAGCTCGCCGATGGCGGCGAGCAGGATGGGGGTGGAGGCCACCATGAGGGCCGCGACGA from Pseudomonadota bacterium carries:
- a CDS encoding ABC transporter permease — protein: MDLSSINPVLLVAALMVASTPILLAAIGELVVEKSGVLNLGVEGMMIVGAIAGFIAAVETGSPTLGFLFAAVGGALLSLVFAAITLFFLANQVATGLALTLFGLGLSSLMGQGYQGIRPPLTSKLDLGPLSDIPVLGTILFSQDAIVYLSLATVAAVWAFLKYTRAGLILRSCGENAEAAHALGYKVKLIRMAAIAFGGACAGVGGAYISMVRVPQWVDGMTAGAGWIALAIVVFGAWRAGRVMVGAYLFGGVTVLQLNLQAAGIKIPVEYLSMSPYLITILVLVLISAGRARALGAPAALGQVFHASR